Proteins from a single region of Fodinibius sp. Rm-B-1B1-1:
- the fni gene encoding type 2 isopentenyl-diphosphate Delta-isomerase, with translation MSIKDRKKDHVDLTAAGDMSYQVPTGFEQYYFAHNALPEINIDDVSTQTTLLGRSFSFPLFISSMTGGYTDAGAVNAIIAEFCADYNLPFGVGSQRIMLEDNDAEASFSVVREKAPDAFIAANIGGAQLVGGLSPDGLQLLIESIEADAVIVHLNPLQELMQPEGDRNFKGIEEGIQQLCSDTNLPVIVKETGAGISGSVGQRLLEAGVNIIDVAGAGGTSWAKVENERASNKNPDTDFNNWGIPTLECVTQLTKLKSTHNFELIASGGIRSSHDIAKSLCLGADFAASAQPIIKAIVDNGYEGLEGLFLKWKKQLITILTLLGCESPSELNPNHLKLKQ, from the coding sequence ATGAGTATTAAAGACCGCAAAAAAGATCATGTTGATTTAACAGCGGCGGGAGATATGAGCTATCAAGTTCCTACCGGATTTGAACAGTACTATTTTGCTCATAACGCACTGCCGGAAATTAATATTGATGATGTATCCACGCAGACAACTTTATTGGGACGCTCATTTTCATTTCCACTGTTCATTTCATCAATGACCGGCGGGTATACCGATGCTGGTGCTGTTAATGCTATTATTGCCGAATTTTGCGCTGATTATAATCTACCGTTTGGGGTTGGTAGTCAACGCATTATGCTTGAAGATAATGATGCTGAAGCTTCATTTTCTGTGGTGAGAGAAAAAGCCCCCGATGCATTTATTGCTGCCAATATTGGTGGTGCACAGCTGGTAGGAGGCTTATCTCCGGATGGCCTGCAACTTTTGATAGAATCTATAGAAGCTGATGCCGTTATCGTACATTTGAATCCCCTCCAAGAACTGATGCAGCCTGAAGGAGATCGTAACTTCAAAGGCATTGAAGAAGGAATCCAACAGCTTTGTTCAGATACTAATTTGCCTGTCATTGTTAAAGAAACGGGAGCTGGAATTTCCGGATCCGTTGGTCAGCGATTATTGGAAGCTGGTGTGAACATCATTGATGTCGCCGGTGCAGGAGGGACCAGCTGGGCCAAAGTGGAGAATGAACGAGCTTCAAATAAAAATCCTGATACTGATTTCAATAACTGGGGGATTCCTACGTTAGAATGTGTTACACAGCTTACAAAACTGAAGTCGACCCATAACTTTGAACTCATTGCCTCAGGGGGTATCCGATCAAGTCATGATATTGCAAAATCGCTTTGTTTGGGTGCTGATTTTGCTGCTTCTGCACAACCTATTATTAAAGCGATTGTAGATAATGGCTACGAAGGACTTGAAGGGTTATTTCTAAAATGGAAAAAACAGTTGATTACTATTCTTACACTTTTGGGGTGCGAGTCGCCTTCAGAATTAAATCCCAACCACCTAAAACTGAAGCAATAA
- a CDS encoding SDR family oxidoreductase translates to MYALVTGASRGIGKSITKALLRDDFRIIGTARSSEFPNEFTQNNRFQSLYVDLSDPIAVEKKIKPIFEREEAPNVLINNAGIFKESGFDKGDEFWLEQWDQTMQVNLRAPALISKWALNRWTKEGEGYLINVSSRAAYRGDTQEYSAYAASKGGLVAFTKSVARDFGEQGISAYSIAPGFIKTDMAMDSIDVYGEEYLTQGMAFDEITSPDEVGELVAFLASGKVPHMTGSTFHINGGSYMI, encoded by the coding sequence GTGTACGCATTAGTCACCGGAGCATCCCGCGGCATTGGAAAGAGCATTACAAAAGCATTACTAAGAGATGACTTTCGGATAATAGGTACGGCCCGATCTTCTGAATTCCCTAATGAGTTTACTCAGAACAATCGTTTTCAATCTCTATATGTAGATCTGTCCGACCCGATCGCTGTAGAAAAAAAGATCAAGCCGATATTTGAAAGGGAAGAAGCTCCAAATGTGCTCATCAATAATGCTGGAATTTTCAAGGAATCTGGCTTTGATAAAGGTGATGAATTTTGGCTGGAGCAGTGGGATCAAACAATGCAAGTAAATCTTCGTGCTCCAGCACTTATATCAAAATGGGCCTTAAATCGATGGACCAAAGAAGGGGAGGGATATCTGATTAACGTATCGTCTCGAGCTGCTTATCGCGGTGATACGCAAGAGTATTCAGCTTATGCGGCCTCTAAGGGCGGATTAGTCGCTTTTACTAAAAGCGTGGCCCGCGATTTCGGAGAACAGGGTATTTCGGCCTATTCTATAGCGCCAGGCTTTATCAAAACAGATATGGCAATGGATTCTATCGATGTATACGGCGAAGAATATTTGACCCAAGGCATGGCTTTTGATGAGATCACTTCTCCCGATGAAGTAGGCGAACTTGTGGCATTTCTTGCAAGCGGAAAAGTGCCACACATGACAGGATCGACGTTCCATATTAACGGTGGAAGCTACATGATTTAA
- a CDS encoding iron-sulfur cluster assembly accessory protein, whose protein sequence is MSISITERAAERIKQIREEQQIGEDALLRVGVVSGGCSGLTYDLEFDTKENPDEEEQQFEDKGIRLIVDMRSFLYLSGTKLDYTDGLNGEGFHFHNPNANRTCSCGESFSI, encoded by the coding sequence ATGTCAATTTCTATTACAGAACGCGCTGCGGAACGTATCAAGCAGATTCGAGAAGAGCAGCAAATCGGTGAAGATGCACTCCTTCGTGTTGGCGTCGTCAGTGGAGGTTGCTCAGGGCTTACCTATGATCTTGAATTTGATACCAAAGAAAATCCTGATGAGGAAGAGCAGCAGTTTGAGGACAAGGGGATTAGGCTCATCGTAGATATGCGCAGCTTTCTGTATCTCTCTGGTACAAAGCTCGACTACACCGATGGATTAAATGGTGAAGGGTTTCACTTTCATAATCCGAATGCCAATCGCACATGCTCGTGCGGAGAATCATTTTCGATCTAA
- a CDS encoding DUF2480 family protein gives MATDTQGEIVNKVKQSDKLITIDLQKYFDETPRTELDLKQFLFKGMILKEQEFRDSLEEHDWSQYDGQYVGVFCSTDAIISKWAYMLVGQHLAGHAKDIFKGQKEDMLFELYRRNLEGLDWSAYEDKFVILKGCSSKEKPVPESVYLHATQKLVPYVKKLMYGEACSNVPVYRD, from the coding sequence ATGGCTACAGATACACAAGGAGAAATTGTCAATAAGGTCAAACAGTCTGATAAACTGATTACCATCGATCTACAAAAGTATTTCGATGAGACCCCCAGAACTGAGTTAGATCTAAAACAATTTCTTTTTAAAGGGATGATTCTCAAGGAGCAGGAATTCCGCGATTCGCTTGAAGAACACGATTGGAGTCAATATGATGGGCAGTATGTGGGCGTATTTTGTTCTACTGATGCTATTATATCTAAATGGGCATATATGCTTGTGGGACAGCATCTTGCAGGTCATGCAAAAGATATTTTCAAGGGGCAAAAAGAGGATATGCTTTTCGAATTATATCGCCGTAATCTGGAAGGTCTCGATTGGTCAGCATACGAAGATAAGTTTGTAATCCTCAAAGGATGTTCAAGCAAGGAAAAGCCCGTGCCCGAGAGCGTATATTTACATGCTACTCAAAAGCTCGTGCCGTACGTAAAAAAGTTAATGTATGGAGAAGCTTGCTCGAACGTTCCGGTGTATCGCGATTAA
- a CDS encoding polyprenyl synthetase family protein, which produces MEITDQQQQISEQIEEQLEALDLPEEPSLLYDPVRYTLSLSGKRVRPYLTLIGCGMCGGDLEEALPAAISIELLHNFTLLHDDIMDRAETRRGEPSVFKKWNSNTAILSGDAMYAKAFKQLQYYGEEDSYSKNQYKTILDLFLDSAETVCEGQAFDLMFENQPDVSIEEYIRMIEGKTAALISGALAMGGAVAGVSSDVLEELQYVGKKAGIAFQIQDDLLDATADPDKFGKKKGGDIIEGKKTYLTLLALDRCNTKQEAELKAILGDPESEIEQINRVIGIYEDLDIIQDTKKAVQYHYQEALTHLEAFEDSAYKTEIFSFFNRLISREY; this is translated from the coding sequence TTGGAAATAACAGATCAACAGCAGCAAATATCTGAACAAATTGAAGAGCAACTGGAAGCATTAGATTTGCCAGAAGAGCCGTCGTTACTCTATGACCCGGTTCGATATACACTATCATTGTCTGGCAAGCGTGTGCGTCCTTATTTAACGCTCATCGGCTGTGGTATGTGTGGTGGAGATCTTGAAGAAGCACTTCCTGCAGCAATATCTATTGAGTTGCTTCATAATTTCACCCTCTTGCATGACGACATTATGGACCGAGCTGAGACTCGTCGCGGGGAACCCAGTGTATTTAAAAAGTGGAACTCTAACACCGCGATTTTATCTGGTGATGCCATGTATGCCAAAGCCTTTAAGCAGCTTCAATATTATGGGGAAGAAGATTCATATTCAAAAAATCAGTATAAAACGATCTTAGACCTTTTCCTGGACAGTGCCGAAACGGTGTGTGAAGGGCAGGCTTTTGATTTGATGTTTGAAAATCAGCCTGATGTTAGCATTGAGGAATATATTCGGATGATTGAAGGAAAAACCGCGGCCTTAATAAGCGGTGCTCTTGCCATGGGTGGGGCTGTTGCAGGCGTTTCATCTGATGTTCTCGAAGAGTTACAATATGTCGGAAAAAAAGCAGGTATTGCATTTCAAATTCAAGATGATTTATTGGATGCGACCGCTGACCCCGATAAGTTTGGCAAGAAAAAGGGAGGGGATATCATTGAAGGTAAAAAGACATATCTCACCCTGCTTGCGCTTGATCGCTGTAATACAAAACAAGAAGCCGAACTGAAGGCTATATTAGGTGATCCTGAATCTGAAATTGAACAGATAAATCGTGTTATTGGCATTTATGAGGATTTGGATATTATCCAAGACACTAAAAAGGCGGTGCAATACCATTACCAAGAAGCTTTAACTCATCTTGAAGCATTTGAAGATTCAGCATACAAAACAGAAATTTTTAGTTTTTTTAATCGTTTGATCTCTCGTGAATATTAA